A genome region from Deltaproteobacteria bacterium includes the following:
- the tatA gene encoding twin-arginine translocase TatA/TatE family subunit, with protein sequence MGIGVTEWLIILLIVLVLFGGRKLPELMSGLGKGLKNFKKELNRPDEIDVTPESKKLGDSSETDKSQSRPEPRDKA encoded by the coding sequence ATGGGAATCGGCGTTACCGAATGGCTGATTATTCTCCTCATCGTGCTGGTGTTGTTCGGCGGCCGCAAGCTGCCGGAGCTCATGAGCGGCCTCGGCAAGGGCCTCAAGAACTTCAAGAAAGAACTGAACCGTCCGGATGAAATAGACGTAACGCCAGAATCGAAAAAGCTTGGCGACAGCAGCGAGACGGACAAATCCCAATCCAGGCCAGAACCCCGGGACAAAGCCTGA
- a CDS encoding sigma-54-dependent Fis family transcriptional regulator has translation MASVLVVDDESSVREMLGILLEKEGHLVSSASGVREATALLKHDPFDAVLSDIRMPDGSGIDVLRAARETDPDTIVILLTAFATTDTAVEAMKLGAYDYITKPFNVDDLKAKVRKGLETKQLRAENRGLRQAIEGRYGFRGIVGSSPRLQQVYEVIERVKDTRANVLITGESGTGKEVVARAIHFASKRAVRPFVAVNCGAIPKDLIESELFGHTKGAFTGAVAEKAGLFEQAEGGTLFLDEIGELPLDLQVKLLRVIQDRTFRRVGGQNDIQVDVRIIAATNRDLARQVADKTFREDLFYRLNVVGVELPPLRERREDIPLLALHFLHKFTQETGRRITTISREAMSVLETMPYPGNVRELENIIERAVALESADVITPASLPARSGEKTEGAIRHPAGAAGEGRPAVGIFPLRGVPLPVADFDIPAEGLCLEDYIGEIERRAIMKALDRTGGAKKEAADLLGLTFRAFRYRCEKYRID, from the coding sequence ATGGCTTCAGTCCTGGTAGTCGATGATGAATCCTCGGTCCGGGAGATGCTTGGCATCCTTCTGGAAAAGGAAGGACACCTCGTCAGCTCCGCTTCCGGTGTACGGGAAGCTACCGCACTGTTGAAACACGATCCCTTTGATGCGGTACTTTCCGATATCCGGATGCCGGATGGTTCGGGCATTGACGTGCTTCGTGCTGCCAGGGAAACCGACCCGGACACCATTGTCATTCTCCTGACCGCATTCGCCACGACCGATACGGCCGTCGAGGCCATGAAGCTGGGGGCCTACGACTACATCACGAAGCCGTTCAATGTGGACGACCTCAAGGCAAAGGTCAGGAAGGGTCTGGAAACCAAGCAGCTTCGTGCTGAAAACCGGGGGTTGCGGCAGGCCATCGAGGGGCGGTATGGCTTTCGGGGCATCGTCGGTTCATCGCCGCGGCTCCAGCAGGTTTACGAGGTTATCGAACGGGTCAAGGATACCCGCGCAAACGTCCTGATCACCGGGGAATCCGGAACCGGGAAGGAAGTCGTTGCAAGGGCGATCCATTTCGCATCCAAGCGTGCCGTCCGGCCTTTCGTGGCTGTGAACTGCGGTGCCATCCCCAAGGATCTCATCGAAAGCGAGCTGTTCGGACACACCAAAGGTGCGTTTACCGGCGCCGTGGCAGAAAAGGCCGGGTTATTTGAGCAGGCCGAGGGCGGGACGCTTTTCCTGGACGAAATTGGCGAACTCCCGCTGGATCTCCAGGTCAAGCTGCTGAGGGTAATCCAGGACCGGACGTTCCGGCGTGTCGGGGGACAGAATGACATTCAGGTCGATGTCCGGATCATTGCCGCGACAAACCGCGACCTTGCCCGGCAGGTTGCGGACAAGACATTCCGTGAAGACCTTTTCTACAGGCTGAATGTCGTGGGGGTCGAACTGCCCCCGCTGCGCGAACGGCGCGAGGATATTCCGCTGCTGGCCCTGCACTTTCTGCACAAGTTCACCCAGGAAACTGGCCGCCGGATTACTACGATTTCGCGGGAAGCGATGTCGGTTCTGGAGACAATGCCTTATCCCGGCAACGTGCGGGAACTGGAGAACATCATCGAGCGTGCGGTTGCACTGGAAAGCGCCGATGTCATTACTCCCGCGTCGCTTCCGGCCAGAAGCGGGGAGAAGACGGAGGGGGCAATTCGCCATCCGGCCGGTGCTGCTGGAGAAGGGCGTCCCGCTGTCGGGATTTTTCCCCTTCGGGGCGTACCGCTGCCAGTAGCCGATTTCGATATCCCGGCCGAGGGCCTATGTCTTGAGGATTACATCGGGGAGATCGAGCGGCGGGCGATCATGAAGGCACTGGATCGAACTGGTGGCGCCAAGAAAGAAGCGGCCGACCTTTTGGGCCTGACGTTCCGTGCATTCCGTTACCGGTGCGAGAAATACCGGATCGACTGA
- the moeB gene encoding molybdopterin-synthase adenylyltransferase MoeB, giving the protein MPSSQDYLKQIKSQIREATVDDLKRAIGGPNTPALIDVREADEFEQGHVPGARFIPRGFLELRIEDAVSDRKVPVYLMCAGGARSAFAARALKEMGYENVFSVAGGFKAWKDKGYPVQVPRTLSADQMKRYSRHVLIPEVGIEGQMKLLEAKVLLIGAGGLGSPSAYYLAAAGVGTIGIVDDDVVDVSNLQRQILHTSERVGMPKVESAMETIHGLNPDIRVVPYKMRITAENVMEIVKDYDVVVDGCDNFGTRYLVNDACVLLNKPNVYASIYRFEGQATTLLPHDGPCYRCLYPDPTPPELAPSCQEAGVLGVLPGVMGLIQATEAVKIILGTGGLLVNRLLTYDALAMKFREMKIRRDPECRVCGQHPTITRPVDMDITCAVPQTAHT; this is encoded by the coding sequence ATGCCCTCCTCCCAGGACTATCTGAAGCAGATCAAATCCCAGATCCGGGAAGCCACTGTTGACGACCTTAAGCGTGCGATAGGCGGGCCCAATACACCCGCCCTGATTGACGTTCGGGAAGCTGACGAGTTCGAGCAGGGGCACGTTCCGGGTGCCCGGTTCATTCCCCGCGGATTTCTTGAACTGCGGATAGAGGACGCCGTGAGCGACCGGAAGGTTCCTGTTTACCTGATGTGCGCCGGCGGCGCCCGGTCGGCATTTGCCGCACGGGCGCTCAAGGAAATGGGATACGAGAATGTCTTTTCCGTCGCCGGAGGCTTCAAGGCGTGGAAGGACAAGGGATATCCCGTTCAGGTTCCCCGGACCCTTTCTGCCGACCAGATGAAGCGGTACTCCCGGCATGTGCTGATCCCTGAAGTCGGCATCGAAGGGCAAATGAAGTTGCTGGAGGCGAAGGTCCTGCTGATCGGAGCCGGCGGGCTGGGCTCCCCTTCCGCCTACTATCTCGCGGCGGCCGGTGTCGGGACGATCGGGATCGTCGATGACGATGTCGTGGATGTGTCCAACCTCCAGCGCCAGATCCTGCATACCTCCGAGCGGGTCGGGATGCCCAAGGTCGAGAGCGCCATGGAGACCATCCACGGCCTGAACCCCGATATCCGGGTAGTTCCGTACAAAATGCGAATCACCGCCGAAAACGTTATGGAAATCGTCAAGGACTACGACGTGGTGGTTGATGGCTGCGACAACTTCGGAACCCGCTATCTCGTCAATGACGCCTGCGTACTTCTGAACAAGCCGAATGTCTACGCGTCGATTTACCGGTTCGAGGGACAGGCGACCACCCTGCTCCCCCACGACGGCCCGTGCTACCGGTGCCTGTATCCCGATCCCACACCCCCAGAACTGGCGCCGTCCTGCCAGGAAGCGGGAGTGCTGGGCGTCCTGCCCGGCGTGATGGGACTCATTCAGGCAACCGAGGCCGTCAAGATCATTCTCGGCACCGGCGGGTTACTGGTGAACCGGCTGCTCACCTACGATGCGCTCGCCATGAAGTTCCGCGAAATGAAGATACGCCGCGATCCTGAATGCCGGGTTTGCGGCCAGCACCCGACCATCACCCGGCCGGTGGACATGGATATCACCTGCGCGGTTCCCCAGACCGCCCATACCTGA
- a CDS encoding PAS domain-containing protein translates to MQAPEPLRNSSPGGLVSSLMSHPGGLAQRLPRVMLGRVILASTLLGAALIYQWFRIEDGPVLRVLSPTYGTISFIYAATVVWSFLFRRWEERPNRLILLTKSQLVVDVLTIAFLVVVSGGPSSVFSYLFIVVVIYAGFLLSERWAFWAAAMGTAGHAAAVFLVYLYPQPIMRETLGFLFKAPDLAECLFSVFVQSGSLFAAGAVTSYIAERLQQTGDLLERSEVDRRELEQLHERIVSNLTSGIVTTDSRGRVLYLNAAAHQFLQTGHRVLTGAGVREVFPAFAEIAEKNPGGIDRVEVRVIGDTGDRYFGLTVTPLRDETGRSKGNIFIFQDLTQLKRAEERLQKADRLAAIGELAAGIAHEIRNPLTSISGCVQMLSNDLPPDMASSRLFAIVSREIDRLNTLITEFLQFARPKPLEPSQIDVQKWLEDIGLQFRSAASDSARLTVSVAAEAGQISADRDMLTQAVWNLLRNSDQALGTTPGGKIRLSAWKESGPNGPRLQIEIADNGPGIPVEMQARVFEPFYTTKAEGTGLGLSLVYKIVELHGGEVDLSTSPAGTVFSIRIPGSIPAESSGELSTSRAEAV, encoded by the coding sequence ATGCAGGCTCCAGAACCGCTCAGGAACTCTTCGCCGGGCGGCCTTGTGTCGTCGCTGATGAGCCATCCGGGGGGACTTGCCCAGCGTCTTCCCCGGGTGATGCTTGGCCGTGTCATTCTGGCCAGCACCCTTCTCGGGGCGGCCCTGATCTATCAGTGGTTCCGCATCGAGGATGGGCCCGTGCTCCGGGTGCTGTCGCCTACCTATGGAACCATTTCATTCATCTATGCCGCGACGGTCGTCTGGTCATTCCTTTTCCGCCGGTGGGAGGAGCGGCCGAACCGGCTGATTCTCCTCACCAAGTCCCAGCTGGTCGTGGATGTCCTGACGATTGCATTCCTGGTCGTCGTGTCGGGCGGCCCGTCAAGCGTGTTTTCCTACCTGTTCATCGTCGTGGTGATCTATGCAGGCTTCCTGCTCAGTGAGAGATGGGCCTTCTGGGCCGCCGCGATGGGAACAGCAGGCCACGCGGCGGCGGTCTTTCTGGTTTACCTCTATCCCCAGCCCATCATGCGAGAAACCCTGGGGTTCCTCTTCAAGGCGCCGGACCTGGCCGAGTGCCTGTTCAGCGTCTTCGTCCAGTCCGGCAGCCTGTTCGCGGCCGGTGCCGTCACCAGTTACATCGCCGAACGCCTGCAGCAGACAGGTGACCTGCTGGAGCGCAGCGAAGTTGACAGGCGCGAACTCGAACAGCTTCATGAGCGAATCGTTTCCAACCTGACCAGTGGCATCGTCACGACCGATTCCCGGGGCCGGGTACTCTACCTGAATGCTGCCGCCCACCAGTTTCTCCAGACGGGACACAGGGTGCTGACGGGTGCCGGAGTCCGGGAGGTGTTCCCGGCATTCGCCGAAATTGCGGAGAAGAACCCCGGCGGAATTGATCGCGTGGAGGTTCGTGTCATTGGAGATACCGGAGACAGGTATTTTGGACTCACGGTGACGCCGCTTCGCGATGAAACCGGCCGTTCCAAGGGCAACATTTTCATTTTTCAGGATCTGACGCAGCTCAAGCGTGCCGAAGAGAGGCTCCAGAAAGCCGACCGGCTGGCGGCCATCGGCGAACTCGCCGCCGGTATCGCCCACGAAATCCGGAATCCCCTCACTTCCATATCCGGGTGTGTCCAGATGCTGAGCAATGACCTGCCGCCAGATATGGCATCATCACGGCTCTTTGCCATCGTAAGCAGGGAAATTGACCGGCTGAACACGCTGATCACGGAATTCCTGCAGTTTGCCCGTCCGAAGCCGCTGGAACCAAGCCAGATTGATGTACAGAAATGGCTGGAGGATATCGGACTGCAGTTCCGGTCGGCCGCCAGCGATTCGGCGCGGCTGACGGTTTCTGTGGCGGCTGAGGCCGGCCAGATATCGGCAGACCGGGACATGCTGACCCAGGCGGTATGGAACCTGCTTCGAAATTCCGACCAGGCGCTGGGGACCACTCCCGGCGGCAAGATCAGATTGTCCGCATGGAAAGAATCCGGACCGAACGGCCCGCGCCTCCAGATCGAGATTGCCGATAACGGACCGGGAATTCCGGTTGAAATGCAGGCGAGGGTGTTCGAACCCTTTTATACGACCAAGGCAGAAGGGACCGGACTCGGTCTTTCACTGGTATACAAGATTGTCGAACTGCATGGCGGCGAGGTTGACCTCAGTACCAGTCCAGCCGGTACCGTATTCAGCATCCGGATACCCGGCAGTATTCCGGCTGAAAGCAGCGGGGAACTATCGACCAGCCGTGCAGAGGCCGTGTAG
- a CDS encoding LL-diaminopimelate aminotransferase: protein MPEFELARRIKDLPPYLFAGIDRKIAEAKKRGVDIISLGIGDPDQPTPKFIIKALAEAAKDPSTHQYPSYQGSMDFREAAGEFMARRFGAALDPATEIITLIGSKEGIAHFPLAFINPGDLAICCSPGYPVGKTAVGFAGGEVYEAKLTKSGKWLPDLRKIPDDVAHRAKLIYLCYPSNPTGATATSEFFSELVSWAHKTRTIIMTDCAYSEIYYDEAEKPLSIFETPGAKDVAIEFHSLSKTFNMTGWRIGWAAGNDQLIAGLGKVKTNVDSGAFNAIQRAGAIALRSDFKSVEKMRRIYKRRRSLAMQGIKQIGAKAAKPKAGFFVWAEIPEGFDSDAAFADFCIEKAGVVVTPGSGFGEAGTGYFRIALTVDLDRMETAFSRIEKALASR from the coding sequence ATGCCGGAATTTGAGTTGGCCAGACGAATCAAGGATCTGCCGCCTTACCTGTTCGCCGGGATCGACAGGAAGATCGCCGAGGCAAAGAAGCGGGGCGTGGATATCATCAGCCTCGGCATTGGTGATCCAGACCAACCCACCCCGAAATTCATTATCAAGGCACTGGCCGAAGCAGCCAAAGACCCGTCAACCCATCAGTATCCTTCTTACCAGGGCTCGATGGATTTCCGGGAGGCCGCGGGCGAGTTCATGGCTCGCCGGTTTGGTGCGGCGCTGGATCCGGCCACTGAGATCATCACGCTGATCGGCTCCAAGGAAGGCATTGCGCACTTCCCCCTTGCATTCATCAACCCGGGTGATCTGGCGATCTGCTGTTCGCCCGGATATCCGGTTGGCAAGACGGCCGTTGGGTTCGCGGGCGGTGAAGTCTACGAAGCCAAGCTGACCAAGTCGGGGAAATGGCTGCCCGATCTGCGCAAGATACCCGATGATGTCGCCCACCGGGCCAAGCTGATCTACCTGTGTTACCCGTCCAACCCGACGGGCGCCACGGCAACGTCCGAGTTTTTCTCGGAACTGGTTTCCTGGGCCCACAAGACCCGCACAATCATCATGACGGACTGTGCCTACTCGGAAATATATTACGACGAAGCCGAGAAACCGCTCTCCATTTTCGAAACTCCGGGCGCGAAAGACGTTGCGATCGAGTTCCATTCCCTTTCGAAGACCTTCAACATGACTGGCTGGAGGATTGGCTGGGCCGCCGGGAACGACCAGCTCATCGCGGGTCTTGGCAAGGTGAAAACGAATGTTGATTCTGGCGCCTTCAATGCCATCCAGCGGGCCGGGGCGATTGCGCTCCGCTCGGACTTCAAGTCGGTCGAGAAAATGCGCCGGATCTACAAGCGCCGCCGGTCGCTGGCCATGCAGGGAATCAAGCAGATCGGTGCGAAGGCCGCCAAGCCGAAGGCCGGTTTCTTCGTCTGGGCGGAGATTCCCGAAGGGTTTGATAGCGATGCGGCGTTTGCCGACTTCTGTATCGAGAAGGCCGGTGTCGTGGTAACGCCCGGTTCCGGCTTTGGAGAGGCGGGCACCGGGTACTTCCGGATTGCCCTCACGGTTGATCTGGATCGTATGGAAACCGCCTTCAGCCGGATCGAGAAGGCACTGGCCTCGCGCTAG
- the folK gene encoding 2-amino-4-hydroxy-6-hydroxymethyldihydropteridine diphosphokinase, with protein MASRVVLGLGSNLGDRVGNLRRAVSGLIERTGAGLEAESRLYASPAWGMKPGSPDFINAAILVTTSMGPEELLGVVHDVEKSLGRDRADSHGRVDGQYADRTIDIDILAWDDRVINLPGLRVPHPGLAGRRWALEPFLDVWQDWVHPETGLELAEMLRACRETCAEPLEERL; from the coding sequence ATGGCCTCACGTGTAGTGCTGGGGCTGGGTTCCAACCTTGGCGACCGGGTTGGTAACCTCCGCCGTGCTGTTTCCGGCCTGATCGAGCGTACTGGCGCAGGACTTGAAGCCGAAAGCCGCCTCTATGCCAGCCCAGCCTGGGGCATGAAACCGGGCTCTCCGGATTTCATCAACGCCGCAATCCTTGTCACGACATCCATGGGGCCGGAAGAACTGCTGGGCGTTGTCCACGATGTTGAGAAATCCCTTGGGCGTGATCGGGCGGATAGCCACGGGAGAGTGGATGGCCAGTATGCCGACCGCACCATCGATATTGATATCCTCGCCTGGGATGACCGTGTGATCAATCTGCCGGGACTGCGGGTGCCGCATCCGGGGCTCGCCGGGCGGCGCTGGGCATTGGAACCGTTCCTGGATGTCTGGCAAGACTGGGTACATCCCGAAACCGGGCTGGAGCTTGCGGAGATGCTCAGGGCCTGTCGCGAAACCTGCGCGGAACCGCTGGAAGAAAGGCTCTAG
- a CDS encoding type II secretion system F family protein: MPNFTWKAKRKNGEKIKQVTEAASAEKLREVLEAQGLTDINIQKNIEIDLTSLPILKHILGGIDQRTIVIFTRQFSTMIDAGLALVQCLDILMSQQPPGPFKKILTEIKSDVESGSTFADALRKHPQAFDQLYANLCAAGEVGGILDTILTRLAAYMEKAQALRKKVKGAMTYPIGVLTVAIGVVILLMVKVMPTFANLFKGFGKELPAVTKSAIDLSNWFVANLYYIFAGIASPFIIVRAMRSNPRTSEMLDRGMLKIPLLGDLIKKVAVARFTRTLSTMISSGVPIMEALEVVSKTAGNIAVQKEVDLVRAGVSEGKPLAQPMIGSKIFPSMVVQMIQVGEQTGAMDTMLGKIADFYDEEVDTAVEALTSLMEPFIIVVLGGFIGYILIAMYMPVFSMGEAVN; this comes from the coding sequence ATGCCGAATTTTACCTGGAAGGCCAAGCGCAAGAACGGCGAAAAGATCAAGCAGGTCACCGAGGCCGCGTCTGCGGAGAAGCTGCGTGAGGTTCTGGAGGCTCAGGGCCTTACCGACATCAATATCCAGAAAAACATAGAAATTGATCTGACCAGCCTGCCGATCCTCAAGCACATTCTCGGCGGAATCGATCAGCGGACGATCGTTATCTTCACCCGGCAGTTCTCGACCATGATCGATGCCGGTCTGGCTCTGGTGCAGTGTCTGGACATTCTCATGTCGCAGCAGCCGCCGGGACCGTTCAAGAAAATCCTCACGGAGATCAAGTCCGATGTCGAATCCGGTTCGACGTTCGCTGATGCACTCCGCAAACATCCGCAGGCATTCGACCAGTTGTATGCCAACTTGTGTGCGGCCGGCGAAGTGGGCGGTATTCTGGACACGATTCTGACGCGTCTGGCAGCCTACATGGAAAAAGCGCAGGCGCTGAGAAAGAAGGTCAAGGGCGCCATGACCTACCCGATCGGTGTGCTCACGGTCGCGATCGGCGTCGTTATCCTGCTCATGGTCAAGGTCATGCCGACCTTTGCCAACCTGTTCAAGGGGTTCGGCAAGGAACTCCCCGCGGTCACAAAATCCGCGATTGACCTCTCCAACTGGTTCGTGGCCAACCTGTATTACATATTCGCAGGCATCGCTTCGCCGTTCATTATCGTGCGGGCCATGCGTTCCAATCCCCGGACATCGGAAATGCTAGATCGGGGCATGCTCAAGATTCCGCTGCTCGGTGACCTGATCAAGAAGGTCGCGGTGGCGCGATTTACGCGCACACTCTCCACGATGATTTCGTCCGGCGTCCCGATCATGGAAGCACTCGAAGTGGTCTCCAAGACCGCCGGAAACATCGCTGTCCAGAAGGAAGTCGACCTGGTCCGCGCCGGCGTGTCGGAGGGCAAGCCGCTCGCGCAACCGATGATTGGCAGCAAGATATTCCCGTCCATGGTGGTCCAGATGATCCAGGTCGGTGAGCAGACCGGCGCCATGGATACCATGCTCGGCAAGATTGCCGATTTTTACGACGAGGAAGTCGATACGGCCGTGGAGGCACTGACGTCCCTGATGGAGCCGTTCATCATCGTGGTCCTGGGCGGATTTATCGGATACATCCTGATCGCCATGTACATGCCGGTGTTCTCGATGGGTGAAGCCGTCAATTAA